The window ATTTGTTTCAAACGTATTAAAGTAAAGCAGCAGGTTAGTGAATAATACGAGGGGGAATTGAGTTGAAAATTATTAAAATAATTCTTGCTTTAATTGTAATAGCAATTTCAGCATACGGCTTAATTACAAAAGATTTTTTATATGGTCCAATATCATCTTTATTGCTTGGAATCTTTATTGCAATTATAGGAATAGAGGAATTTAAAAATAAAGGTAAAAATAGTTGGGGTATGTTTTTTATACCAGTATCTTTATTAGTTATTGTTGTGGCTTTATTTAGTTTCTAATTAAATTTAGAGATGAATTTCAACTAATCAATAATATTTATAAGGGGGATTTTATGATTAAGTCTTTAAAAGGACAATTTATCTTATCTATATTTGTTGCTATTGCCTTTGTTTATTCTACTTTTCTTAATATTGATTTTACTGTTGACGAGAGGATTTCACCCGTTCGAATACTATTTTTCTTCATCATGATTTTATCGGTGTTTAATGCGGGATTATTAACGGAAAAATACATTAAAACTAAACAGAAGAAATAACTCTTATTCAACTAACGGGTGCTTTACTTCAAGAAGGAGTAAAGCCTTTTTTCTTATACCACAAAAGGGGCAGTTTAGTTTAATAAGAGGTATTTATAACAAAAGTTTCGAAATAGTTATTACGTAGGGACAATTCGATCCACATTTGAGGGGGAGTTACGTTGAGAAAGATATCTATTTTACTATTTACAATTATTCTATTAACAGCTTGTTCAAATCAAGAAACCATTAAAGCTACTGGTGAAGGAGACTTATGGGAAGCACATGTAACATACGAAGTGACCGATTCTGAACTCTATGATAGAGGTGGGATTAAATATACAGGAGATGAGGAACTTCTATATGTCTCTTATTCGTTAGTTACTGACGAAGGCGGACGTGATGGAGAAAGAGAACCTCAAGAAAATCAAAATGCTATATCCTTTGGTACGGGCGTAGGTAATAATCCTCCAACTATAGATAATGCAATTATATCGTTAAATCATGCTTATATAGAAATTAATTGGCGGACTAATACGGGCGAATATGAAGAAAAAATTAACTTGAGAGTTAATTAGTTTTTATAACATACATCCCTTTACATTTCCTTCCTTAATCAACTAACGGGTGCTTTACTTCAAGATGGGGTAAAGCCTTTTTTCTTATTGAACTAACGCAGCAGGTTAGTTTAATAAGAAGGAGAATATATAAATTGTAGCGAATAAATCTTGAATATTCGAAGTTGATTTTTGGAGGTAGTTTATGAATCCTATATTAAATAAAATCGGAACAGTTTTTATTCCTGTAAGTAATATTGAAGAAGCACGTAATTGGTATTGTGACATATTAGGGTTACCAATAGATGGTGAGGTTTTATATGGTCATTTATATATAGTGCCTATGAATGGACCAGGAATTGTATTAGATAGCAAAATCTATTCAGAGGATAATATCTTCAAAACTCCACCTTTTCATTTAAACACTAATAATATAGAACAAGCATATGAGTATATGAGAGGTAAGAATGTCGAATTAACAACAGAAATTAAGCATAAACATTGGTTTAATTTTAAAGATCCTTATGGGAACCAATTGATGGTGTGCAAGTGTTGAACTTTGTTCAACTAACGGGTGCTTTAGTTCAACAAGTGGCTGCCTGTAAGGATTGCTAATTCTTATTGAACTAACGCAGCATTTTAGTTGAGGAATGTGTTACTGCAATTTTTTTCAAATAGTTGTTAAGGTTTACTTGTGATGAACCGTAATATAAGTGAGTAATTATATTGTGCTGTTAATATAAACATCTAAGTATGCTATATTTGATGAAACTGAAATAGGAAGGAATTGGGTAAACAATGAAAAAATGGTTCATAGTATTACTAATAATAGGGGGAGGTTTCTTCTCAATTGAAGCACCAGCACTAGCACAAGAAAAAGTGATATGGGATGGGGCAGAAATTGTAAAGGACCAATCAGGGAAAATGACTTTTACAAAGGACGTAAAAGTTTATAAGAAAGATAGTTCAGGTAAATTTGTATCGTTGACAGTGAAAAAGGGTAATTATTTCAGAGTTTATGATATTGAAAAGTATAATGGAAAAGTTTATTACTGGATGAGTAGCGGTTATCGTGTACAAGCAACAAACCTTGTCGTATTTAAGGAAGTACCAATGAATTTAAGAGTTTCATTTTTTGATGATTATACATGGGTCGTGTCATCACGTGAGGAAATATTAAAAAAACCATTAAAATATTATAAAAAAGGATATGGGTCAATTTTAAGGGATCAAAGTCCTTCAGAATCTATCAAATTTTTTAATTATGCGGAGTATCTCGAACAATACACGATTATTGACGGTAAATTACAAGTCGTAATAGATTATTCAGGTGAAGAGGAAGATCCACCATATTATGTAAAAGAATTTATTTCTGGTTCTGATGTTAAAGTAGTTGAAAAACGAAGTGTTCCAAGTGGCTATTATCTTGCTAGGCAAAATACAATAGCCTATGAATTTCCATTATTAAATGCAAAACAAATATTTGAAGTAGAGAAAGATACACTTATTCTAGTACGAGAATCTTGGGAAAAAAATAATGCGATTAATAGTTTTATAGGGAATATAGATGATTTTTCTGAGGATATTGGTATCTTTAATAGAAAATTTACTGACGATTCTCGTTATCCTTATAAAGGTCCAAGTTTTGGCTATGTAAGTATTAAAGATTTAAAACCAATAGAGGATATTCAACCTATTGGCACATATTATATAACAAAAGATATACCTGATTATAGGGGCTATCATGGTAAGATGCTTATTCCTCGTAACGAAGCTGTGACATTTTATTTTACTCAAGATGAATATGGCGTTATTTCTTATAAAGATGAAATGCACGTTATAAAGTTAGAGTATTTATCAAAAACACCGTTAGATTAAAAATAGCTTTGAAAGATAGCTATAATGGTCGTTTTTATTGATTCATTCGTTAGTAAATAAACCGCATCTTCATAAAGGGAAATTCTTAGATTAAAAGAATCTTTATGTTAGGGAACAGGATTATGAAAGATTACACTTAAATTAACGGGTGCTTTAGCTAAAAATGACAGGAAAAAAGAGCTTGGAAATGCTTCTCCAAGCTCTTTTTTCTATACAAAATAAACCATTAACTCTAACATAGCCTATTTAAAAGGAATAGATAGTTAAGGTTAGTGGATATGTGATTTGAGCAACAGCCAATGAAATCACAATACAACAATCGATATTCAATGGACCAAGTTTTAGAACAAGATAGAGTGGCGGTGCAACATGTACTGGATACAGAATATAGCAATTAAAATACTAATGAAAATAATAGGAGGTAATATTATGTTTATGGTAGCAATTTTTAGTGGGTTAATCGCTGGGAAACGTAGAAATATTGAAGATGTTCCTGAACATTTGAAAGAGCCAGTGTTAGCCGATTTATCTATACTTGGTTTAGATGGAAATGGAAACCTTGTAACAGTTGAATAATTCAACTGAGGAACATTAAATGTCATACGGAATAAAAAACGCTGCATAAGCTAGTGTTTTATAATGTAATAAACTGGGGGCTAAACTTGTTTAAATGAATTGGGAAACTCTCCATTGGTCCCATCGGTCTTTTTCACGTCCGGGTTTTTTGCAAAGCTGATTAAAAACTGTGTTTGCATTTTCATTTATTACTTCGAGTATATATTTTGAAATTGTAATTCTACCTTTTCAAGTATCAGCATATTTGATAAGACTTTCAAATATTCATAAAACGTATACTAAAGATCCACGTAGCATTAGTTTTTTTACCTATTACAAGAAGTATGCAGCCGTCTCTTGACAAATTATTTGCTAAGACACAGCTGCACGTTTATATGATAACCTTTAAATAATCACAATATTTGGAGGGTTAATAAATGAAGATTACCATGGAAATGAGTAAAGGTGCTTATGAAGTAGCGAAAAAAGTATATTCAGGACAAATGAGTAGAAGCGAAGGGAAAATTGAGATTTATAGAGCAACGGGTATGGCAGAAGGTTCTGCACAAGCTTTTATTACCATATTTCTAGCTATGTTGAATGGAGAAGAATATAAAAGAGCGTTTAATAATGATACAAATAAATTTTTGCTTGAAAGCATTAGAAGAGATTTTGGTGAGGATTCCTATAAAGATGCTTTAATTGCCGTACAGAAGCATATAGATTATTACTCTACCTTAGGAAAAGGGAACTTATCAGGGCTACAAAAAATTGTTAATCATTTGAGTTGCACATGAGGGTCATTAAACGCAGCATAAGCTAGCGTTATTTTTTATGTCAATATTCATAATGGTAATTTGAAACGAATTTACAACTCACCAATAAAAAGATATCATCCTCTAAAAGGGGATGTAAAATTGACTTGGATTATAGGAGTAAACTCATTTATGGGTTACAGTTTCGCTTTATCTGATATTAAAGTTTCATGGGGAAGTAATATTGAAAAAGATTGTTTGCAAAAATTTTACTCTATCACTAACAATATGAGAGCTGGTTTTGCAGGAAGTGTTAGTTTAGGCTTTAAAATGTTAATCGGTTTGGCTGAGTGTATACAGAATGAAAAAGAAGAAAAAGGATTAATTCCAACTTATATTGCTCAGAAGTGGAGTAGGAAAGCTAAACGAATATACGATAATGCAAGCCCAATCGAGAAAAAATTGGGGTGCCAGTTATTGATGATTGGTACGTTTCCTGAATCAAAAATTGATATTGGAGATATAAGGAATACGAAAACTGCAGTAATTAAGCTATCTGGCCCAAATTTCAAACCTTATATTGCAAATCAACATGACATAGTTTCGATTGGATCTGGTTCATCAATAGATGAGCATAAGAGACTTATAGAATGGTGCGATTCCAATGTTAATAATGTATTTGGTTTTGCTGAAACAATAGGTCTTCCTGCCGCATTTAATATCCTTGTTACCGATCAACTTCAAAACAATCCGAAGTTTGGAATAAGTAAACATTTGCATATTATTACTGCAGATAATCGAGGAATTTGTATGAGTAATAATAATAGACAAAACGAAGATGGATCTTATAGTCTTCAAATGCCTAAGGTCGCTTCTGGTTATAAAGAATTTCTTGAAATGGCTAAGGGGTACGGATTTAGGGCTGAAGCGGCATCGACATAAACAGTTAAGTCAGCATTATGTGTAGAATTGTTTCACTGTAGGAACATCCAACGCAGAATAAGATATCGTTATTTTTTATGTATCAAACAGGGGCTAACCCTGTTTAAATGAATTGAGAAACTTTCCACTGATTCCACTTATCATCCTTAGAAGGTCTGTCAGGACTGATGCAGTGTTGATTAAAGATGGTATTTTCATATCCGTTCATGTGTTCTAAGATATATTTAGAAATTACTATCCTTGCTTCTTTAAGTCCATTCGATTTTCTTCCTTTTATTGATTTAAGTGGTATAGGATCTTTACCAGGGGAAAACAAAGTAATTGTATAGTCAGCAATAGTACGTGTTCCGATTGTTTCAAAATAAATTTGATCAAATGCTTGATGGTAGCTTAAAGCTTTTTCACCCATATAATCGCTCCCTTAAATATGACTTAATATGATTATATGCTAAAAAAATTTCGTTTTTAAAAAGGTTTCATTATTATTTTAATTCACAAAAGAACATTATGCGTCTTAAACAATTTTTAATTTTGTTGAAGGATTCCCTTTAACATTAGTCGAAATATGCTTGTAGGCTATGAGAGGGGATATCTACTTTGGAAAATTATGAAATTGATAAAATAAAGGATTCTATTATTGACAGGATTGCATTGTTGGTAACATCTACCAGTGATATTGCACCGATTATTAGTGGTATAGCCAACGCGGTTAGAATGAAAAGATTCAGAAAGAGGATTGACATACATGAGGAAAAGATAAAAATTATATATCGCTCTTTAGATATGGAAGACTACGAATTTTTTGCCGAAAAGATTGGTACTATGGTATTTGAGAAAATAATGAATGATCATGAAGATGATAAAGCTGAATTTTTAATCCTTGGATTCGAAAATTGCGTAAACAATGATATTAAGGAAGAAGATGTAATTATTTTTTATTTCGACTTATTATCTGAGTTAAGAGTTTT is drawn from Psychrobacillus sp. INOP01 and contains these coding sequences:
- a CDS encoding DUF3953 domain-containing protein is translated as MKIIKIILALIVIAISAYGLITKDFLYGPISSLLLGIFIAIIGIEEFKNKGKNSWGMFFIPVSLLVIVVALFSF
- a CDS encoding CD1375 family protein — protein: MFMVAIFSGLIAGKRRNIEDVPEHLKEPVLADLSILGLDGNGNLVTVE
- a CDS encoding VOC family protein; protein product: MNPILNKIGTVFIPVSNIEEARNWYCDILGLPIDGEVLYGHLYIVPMNGPGIVLDSKIYSEDNIFKTPPFHLNTNNIEQAYEYMRGKNVELTTEIKHKHWFNFKDPYGNQLMVCKC